The following are encoded together in the Macadamia integrifolia cultivar HAES 741 unplaced genomic scaffold, SCU_Mint_v3 scaffold953, whole genome shotgun sequence genome:
- the LOC122070606 gene encoding pentatricopeptide repeat-containing protein At1g66345, mitochondrial: protein MGFSLRICKSFVLAANSAICCIRVQPPLWKMDGLIHTGGEEQKSSEVVGTFCYSLRRGLNWDTLSRKFDSTELSCSIVEKVLVELKEPTDAKRALNFFHWSARKKNFKHGIHSYCITIQILVRASMLIDAQALLESIVRKSAEDGLSGLQIVESLLATYQSTHSGPFLFDFVIQTYSRLRMFEVAFDVCRYLEEKGFSINLTSFNTLIHFVQKSDQTPLVWDIYEYMVGKRTFPNENTIKILISALCKEGKLLKFIEILDRIHGSRCSPGVIVNTSLVYRIFAAGRIEEGILLLKRMLQKNMILDDVAYSLVIYAKWKMGNLESIQEPFEEMLKRGFRVNPFLYTLLIGAHCKEGRIDEATQLMQEMKTIGLKPYNETFDFLIQGCMKAGKLEQSLRFFQDMIKGGFLPSLASFNEMVEKLCQTGHENQANAILTDVLDRGFLPDELTYSHLIDGFGKQGKFQEVRKLYYEMEYRALSPGLNASASLIRSLCQSGKLTEAEKYLAVMDGRSFIPTVDMFETVISGYCEKGDVKRALHLYNEMLRKDLKPRNHISELLTEKISNASAIEKGKHGNG from the coding sequence ATGGGTTTTTCACTTCGCATTTGTAAGAGTTTTGTATTGGCAGCAAATAGTGCTATCTGTTGTATTCGTGTTCAACCGCCTTTATGGAAAATGGATGGATTAATCCATACAGGGGGAGAAGAACAAAAGAGCAGTGAAGTTGTCGGCACATTCTGTTATTCGCTAAGGAGAGGCTTGAATTGGGATACTTTGAGCAGGAAGTTCGATTCAACTGAGTTGAGCTGTTCAATTGTTGAGAAAGTATTGGTGGAATTGAAGGAGCCAACCGATGCAAAACGGGCTCTGAATTTCTTCCATTGGTCTGCTCGAAAAAAGAATTTCAAGCATGGGATTCATTCATACTGCATTACAATTCAAATATTGGTTCGAGCCTCGATGCTTATCGATGCACAAGCTCTGTTAGAATCCATTGTTAGAAAGAGTGCAGAAGATGGCTTGTCAGGATTACAGATTGTAGAGTCTCTTCTAGCTACTTATCAGAGTACTCATTCTGGTCCATTCCTGTTTGATTTTGTGATTCAAACTTATTCCAGATTGAGAATGTTTGAAGTGGCTTTTGATGTTTGTCGCTACTTGGAAGAAAAGGGATTTTCAATCAATCTTACAAGTTTCAACACTTTGATCCATTTTGTCCAAAAATCAGATCAAACTCCATTGGTATGGGACATATATGAGTACATGGTTGGAAAGAGAACATTCCCAAATGAAAATACAATCAAGATCCTGATAAGTGCACTCTGCAAAGAAGGGAAGCTGTTGAAGTTTATAGAAATTTTGGATAGAATCCATGGGAGTAGATGCTCTCCTGGGGTGATCGTTAATACCTCTCTTGTCTATAGGATTTTTGCAGCGGgaagaattgaagaaggaaTCTTGCTACTGAAGAGGATGTTGCAAAAAAACATGATCCTTGATGACGTAGCTTACTCTTTGGTCATATATGCAAAGTGGAAAATGGGAAACCTAGAATCTATACAGGAGCCGTTTGAGGAAATGCTCAAGAGGGGTTTCCGTGTAAATCCTTTCCTTTATACTTTGCTCATAGGTGCTCACTGTAAGGAGGGAAGGATTGATGAAGCAACACAGCTGATGCAAGAAATGAAAACTATAGGGTTGAAGCCATACAATGAGACTTTTGATTTCCTCATCCAAGGATGTATGAAAGCAGGCAAACTGGAGCAAAGTTTAAGATTCTTTCAAGATATGATAAAAGGAGGATTCTTGCCTAGTCTTGCTTCTTTCAATGAAATGGTGGAAAAGCTCTGTCAAACAGGGCATGAGAATCAGGCAAATGCGATCTTGACTGATGTGTTAGATAGAGGCTTTCTTCCTGATGAGCTCACATATTCTCATCTTATTGATGGGTTTGGCAAACAGGGTAAATTCCAAGAAGTTCGGAAGTTGTATTATGAGATGGAATATAGGGCCCTGTCACCTGGTTTAAATGCTTCTGCATCTTTGATTAGAAGCCTATGCCAAAGTGGGAAGTTGACAGAAGCAGAGAAATATCTGGCTGTCATGGATGGCAGGTCATTCATTCCAACTGTCGATATGTTTGAAACAGTGATCAGTGGCTACTGTGAGAAGGGTGACGTTAAAAGGGCTCTTCACCTTTACAATGAGATGCTAAGGAAAGATTTGAAGCCtaggaatcatatttctgagctgTTGACAGAAAAAATTAGTAATGCTAGTGCCATAGAGAAAGGCAAACATGGAAATGGGTAG